A region from the Corylus avellana chromosome ca7, CavTom2PMs-1.0 genome encodes:
- the LOC132187550 gene encoding transcription factor HHO5 isoform X1, protein MGPTLDLSLVFVPKTISEFLGEISTNKNGSEKLSKLDDCVQRLEDERRKIEAFKRELPLCMLLLTDAIGRLKEEAMQCTEIDSADKKNWMSSAQLWSNGTTCDYKKEDSASEAKLRGEEDDRSVLENPAQPWGKRNRGGAFEASKEENEVSQVTGLSLMIPPLLELNPGNSVSKKRSYSGCRGGSSGSPLLTDPPRKQRRYWSPQLHRCFSEAVRQLGGEQVATPKQIRDLMQVDGLTNDEVKSHLQKYRLHVRKLTSSSNTNGLCMAQDQWGEHSNPNTSRSSSPQGLLSVGDDYSNEAGDEKSDGLSRKDG, encoded by the exons ATGGGACCGACTTTGGATTTGAGCTTGGTCTTTGTCCCGAAAACCATTTCTGAATTCCTCGGAGAAATTTCAACCAACAAAAACGGCTCCGAGAAACTGTCAAAGCTCGATGATTGTGTGCAAAGATTGGAAGATGAAAGGAGGAAGATCGAAGCTTTCAAACGCGAGCTTCCTCTCTGTATGCTTCTCTTAACCGATG CTATTGGCAGGTTGAAGGAGGAGGCAATGCAGTGTACGGAAATCGATAGCGCTGACAAGAAGAACTGGATGAGCTCTGCTCAGCTCTGGAGCAATGGTACCACCTGCGATTACAAGAAAGAAGACTCAGCCTCAGAAGCAAAATTg CGAGGTGAAGAAGACGATCGGTCTGTGCTGGAGAACCCGGCTCAGCCATGGGGTAAGCGAAACAGGGGAGGGGCATTTGAGGCATCAAAGGAAGAAAACGAGGTTTCACAAGTCACTGGTCTTTCGCTTATGATTCCTCCACTGCTTGAATTGAATCCAGGCAATTCGGTttccaaaaaaagaagctatTCTGGTTGCAGAGGTGGTTCTTCTGGTTCACCTTTGTTGACAGACCCACCTAGGAAACAAAGGCGGTACTGGTCGCCTCAGTTGCATCGGTGTTTCTCCGAGGCTGTTCGACAACTTGGGGGTGAGCAAG TGGCCACTCCTAAACAAATTAGAGACCTCATGCAGGTGGATGGTCTCACAAATGATGAGGTGAAAAGCCATTTGCAA AAATATAGACTCCATGTTCGAAAACTTACATCTTCTTCAAATACAAATGGCTTATGCATGGCCCAAGATCAATGGGGAGAGCACTCAAATCCAAACACCTCTCGGTCTAGTTCTCCACAGGGTCTCCTTAGCGTGGGAGATGACTACAGCAATGAAGCAGGAGATGAGAAATCAGATGGTCTTAGTCGTAAAGATGGCTAG
- the LOC132187550 gene encoding transcription factor HHO5 isoform X2: MGPTLDLSLVFVPKTISEFLGEISTNKNGSEKLSKLDDCVQRLEDERRKIEAFKRELPLCMLLLTDAIGRLKEEAMQCTEIDSADKKNWMSSAQLWSNGTTCDYKKEDSASEAKLRGEEDDRSVLENPAQPWGKRNRGGAFEASKEENEVSQVTGLSLMIPPLLELNPGNSVSKKRSYSGCRGGSSGSPLLTDPPRKQRRYWSPQLHRCFSEAVRQLGVATPKQIRDLMQVDGLTNDEVKSHLQKYRLHVRKLTSSSNTNGLCMAQDQWGEHSNPNTSRSSSPQGLLSVGDDYSNEAGDEKSDGLSRKDG, from the exons ATGGGACCGACTTTGGATTTGAGCTTGGTCTTTGTCCCGAAAACCATTTCTGAATTCCTCGGAGAAATTTCAACCAACAAAAACGGCTCCGAGAAACTGTCAAAGCTCGATGATTGTGTGCAAAGATTGGAAGATGAAAGGAGGAAGATCGAAGCTTTCAAACGCGAGCTTCCTCTCTGTATGCTTCTCTTAACCGATG CTATTGGCAGGTTGAAGGAGGAGGCAATGCAGTGTACGGAAATCGATAGCGCTGACAAGAAGAACTGGATGAGCTCTGCTCAGCTCTGGAGCAATGGTACCACCTGCGATTACAAGAAAGAAGACTCAGCCTCAGAAGCAAAATTg CGAGGTGAAGAAGACGATCGGTCTGTGCTGGAGAACCCGGCTCAGCCATGGGGTAAGCGAAACAGGGGAGGGGCATTTGAGGCATCAAAGGAAGAAAACGAGGTTTCACAAGTCACTGGTCTTTCGCTTATGATTCCTCCACTGCTTGAATTGAATCCAGGCAATTCGGTttccaaaaaaagaagctatTCTGGTTGCAGAGGTGGTTCTTCTGGTTCACCTTTGTTGACAGACCCACCTAGGAAACAAAGGCGGTACTGGTCGCCTCAGTTGCATCGGTGTTTCTCCGAGGCTGTTCGACAACTTGGGG TGGCCACTCCTAAACAAATTAGAGACCTCATGCAGGTGGATGGTCTCACAAATGATGAGGTGAAAAGCCATTTGCAA AAATATAGACTCCATGTTCGAAAACTTACATCTTCTTCAAATACAAATGGCTTATGCATGGCCCAAGATCAATGGGGAGAGCACTCAAATCCAAACACCTCTCGGTCTAGTTCTCCACAGGGTCTCCTTAGCGTGGGAGATGACTACAGCAATGAAGCAGGAGATGAGAAATCAGATGGTCTTAGTCGTAAAGATGGCTAG
- the LOC132188204 gene encoding upstream activation factor subunit spp27-like → MVSDSELIARLREFLRSSDLNTTTTGTVRRRLEEDFGVDLTEKKAFIREQVDLFLQSEHEEAEEVGEAEEDDRTATAEPQETDGSGSKNEDDDEEEEEEIEETSNGKGKRRSNKLSPEVKKRGGGFNKLCSLSPQLQEFLGEPEMARTEVVKQLWAYIREKNLQDPKNRRNINCDEPLRALFRVDSINMFQMNKVLSKHIWPLDSDDVLPVKSTQKEKPQKQEREEDPDEPKRKEKRQKGGKSGFLAPLQLSDALVKFFGTGESELSRAGAVKRMWEYIKQNNLQDPSDKRRILCDEKLKELFDVDSFTGFTVSKLLAAHFIKAEQ, encoded by the exons ATGGTATCCGACTCGGAGCTAATCGCGCGGCTCCGGGAGTTTCTCCGGAGCTCGGACCTCAACACGACGACCACCGGCACCGTGCGTCGGCGGCTCGAGGAAGATTTCGGCGTGGATTTGACGGAAAAAAAGGCCTTCATAAGGGAACAGGTGGACCTGTTCCTCCAGAGCGAGCACGAGGAAGCCGAGGAGGTCGGCGAAGCTGAAGAAGATGATCGGACGGCGACGGCCGAACCGCAGGAAACCGACGGCTCTGGTTCCAAGAAcgaagatgatgatgaagaagaagaagaagagattgaAGAAACGAGTAATGGGAAGGGTAAACGACG GTCTAACAAGCTTAGTCCTGAGGTAAAGAAAAGAGGGGGTGgtttcaataaattatgtagCCTTTCTCCACAACTTCAGGAATTCCTTGGGGAGCCTGAAATGGCAAGGACTGAG GTTGTCAAGCAATTGTGGGCCTAcattagagagaaaaatttgCAAGACCCCAAAAATAGGCGAAATATAAACTGTGATGAACCATTGCGTGCCCTTTTCCGTGTTGATTCCATCAACATGTTCCAAATGAATAAGGTCTTATCAAAGCATATTTGGCCGTTGGATTCAGATGATG TTTTGCCCGTCAAGTCAACACAGAAGGAAAAACCGCAGAagcaagaaagagaagaag ATCCAGATGAGccaaaaaggaaggaaaaaaggCAGAAGGGCGGGAAATCTGGTTTTCTTGCTCCTCTTCAACTCTCAGACGCCCTAGTGAAATTCTTTGGTACTGGGGAAAGTGAATTATCACGGGCTGGTGCAGTAAAAAGAATGTGGGAGTACATAAAGCAAAACAACCTCCAG GATCCATCCGACAAGAGGAGAATACTATGTGATGAGAAGCTGAAAGAACTCTTTGACGTTGACTCCTTTACTGGCTTCACTGTTTCAAAACTCCTAGCTGCTCATTTCATCAAAGCAGAACAGTGA